The Salegentibacter mishustinae genome includes a window with the following:
- a CDS encoding argonaute/piwi family protein: protein MEIKLLEEPLLQFQNGEHVCPRTGIFQYGVADFEKVRPDKIVLGFVGNSDSIGSLISWIKSCKSHIDPKKSKQPNLFMNFPGFNEKVGFKSEISYDETYVRKINNSIFEKVKKSSEDINDLIIKGVDLFLTEIKFLAKNKNPDVILCVLDEKFTNMVYGTKTVEIEEEDDDNSLSIEVNFRRLLKAKAMEYNIPIQIVRDRIVEPSKDMQDEATIAWNFFTALYYKASGTPWALKKDSTSNTCFAGISFYKSRDKQTTQTSVTQIFNEQGNGVILRGTPVKESKKDKQPHLSEKQAFDLLYNSLKEYYEAVKIYPQRLVIHKSSNYSEDEIEGFQQVAEKMNINSLDLVTIMPTNFRLYREGNYPPFRGTMLSLDKQRHFLYTRGFVDYYGTYPGRYIPSPIEIRLFSYDESPEQICNEILSLTKMNWNNTQFDRKFPITIDCSRNVGEVLKYLSDDQKPQIKYSFYM, encoded by the coding sequence ATGGAAATTAAATTACTTGAAGAACCATTACTACAATTTCAGAATGGTGAACACGTATGTCCAAGAACAGGAATATTTCAATATGGTGTTGCAGATTTTGAAAAAGTGAGACCTGATAAAATAGTTTTGGGGTTTGTTGGAAACAGCGATAGTATTGGAAGTTTAATCAGTTGGATTAAATCTTGTAAAAGTCATATAGATCCCAAAAAAAGTAAGCAGCCCAATTTGTTTATGAATTTTCCAGGCTTCAATGAGAAAGTTGGCTTTAAAAGTGAGATTTCCTACGACGAAACATATGTTCGAAAAATCAACAATTCGATTTTTGAAAAAGTAAAAAAATCTTCTGAAGATATTAATGATTTAATTATTAAAGGAGTTGATTTGTTTCTTACAGAGATTAAATTTTTGGCAAAAAATAAGAATCCAGACGTAATATTATGCGTTTTAGACGAGAAATTCACTAATATGGTTTATGGTACCAAAACGGTGGAAATCGAAGAAGAAGATGATGATAATAGTCTTTCAATAGAAGTTAATTTTAGACGCTTACTAAAAGCAAAAGCCATGGAATATAATATTCCAATTCAAATTGTTAGAGATAGAATTGTAGAGCCGTCTAAAGACATGCAAGATGAAGCCACAATAGCCTGGAATTTTTTTACGGCACTATATTATAAAGCTTCAGGAACACCATGGGCTCTAAAAAAAGATTCGACAAGTAATACTTGTTTTGCAGGAATAAGCTTTTATAAGAGCAGAGATAAGCAAACTACTCAAACTAGTGTTACTCAAATTTTCAACGAACAAGGTAATGGTGTAATTCTTAGAGGTACACCTGTTAAGGAAAGTAAAAAAGATAAACAACCGCATTTATCGGAAAAGCAGGCATTTGATCTACTCTATAATTCTCTTAAAGAATACTATGAAGCTGTAAAAATTTATCCGCAACGGTTAGTTATACATAAAAGTTCAAATTATTCGGAAGATGAAATTGAAGGTTTTCAACAAGTTGCTGAAAAAATGAATATCAATTCATTAGATCTAGTTACGATAATGCCAACAAATTTTCGTTTATATAGAGAAGGTAATTATCCTCCATTTCGAGGTACGATGCTGAGTCTCGACAAACAAAGACACTTTTTATATACAAGAGGTTTTGTAGATTATTACGGTACTTATCCAGGTAGATATATTCCAAGCCCAATAGAAATAAGACTTTTCTCCTATGATGAATCACCTGAACAAATTTGTAATGAAATTTTATCATTAACAAAGATGAATTGGAACAATACACAGTTTGATAGAAAATTTCCTATTACAATAGATTGCAGTCGGAATGTTGGAGAAGTTTTAAAATATTTGAGTGATGACCAAAAACCTCAGATTAAATATAGTTTCTATATGTAA
- a CDS encoding IS110 family RNA-guided transposase, translating into MEHHILKVALGVDVSKDNLAVCLCRLTVNLTKEFEDPFEVSNDLPGFKKLIRWLDKQVASRENLWIVMESTGIYHEAFVYYLYEAGFNVSVMQSGRVKRYAQSLDQRSKTDALDSRMLAMLGCERALPLWTPPDPILRELKGLSRERSFLLKEKQIEKNRLHASEHSVYSNKRELRRYKQRLKLIARQLEEIEKEMMELINASSYLKGRIKHLESIPGISFVSAATVVGETLGFTGFTNAKQLTSYAGFDVVLKESGAYKGKTRISKKGNKNIRRALYMPAMTAVRCNPTLKKFYERVKPTKAKPMIALVAVERKLLVLMYSLWKNEINYDPEYEQKKTARTEVLAAQDRSNLALTSS; encoded by the coding sequence ATGGAGCACCACATTTTAAAAGTAGCCTTGGGAGTAGATGTATCTAAAGATAATCTGGCCGTCTGTCTTTGCCGCCTAACGGTTAACCTAACAAAAGAGTTTGAAGATCCTTTTGAAGTTAGTAATGATCTTCCCGGATTTAAAAAACTAATACGATGGCTTGATAAGCAAGTAGCCTCTCGTGAGAATCTGTGGATTGTAATGGAATCTACAGGTATCTATCATGAAGCCTTTGTGTACTACCTCTATGAAGCTGGTTTTAATGTGAGCGTGATGCAATCTGGTCGTGTTAAGCGTTATGCCCAAAGTCTGGACCAAAGATCCAAAACTGATGCATTGGATAGCCGTATGCTAGCTATGCTTGGCTGTGAACGAGCATTACCTTTATGGACACCACCTGATCCAATTTTAAGAGAATTAAAAGGTCTTAGTAGGGAACGTTCATTTTTGTTAAAGGAGAAGCAAATAGAAAAGAATAGGCTTCATGCTAGTGAACATTCTGTATACAGCAACAAACGAGAATTAAGACGTTATAAACAACGCTTAAAATTGATTGCTAGGCAATTGGAGGAAATAGAGAAAGAGATGATGGAATTGATCAATGCCAGCTCTTATTTAAAGGGTAGAATAAAGCATTTGGAAAGTATTCCGGGAATCTCTTTTGTGTCTGCAGCTACGGTAGTAGGTGAAACCTTAGGTTTCACTGGTTTTACCAACGCCAAGCAACTTACGAGTTACGCAGGGTTTGATGTAGTGCTGAAAGAATCTGGAGCTTATAAAGGCAAGACCAGAATTAGTAAGAAAGGGAATAAAAATATCCGTCGGGCACTTTATATGCCGGCGATGACCGCTGTTCGATGTAATCCCACATTGAAGAAGTTCTATGAACGCGTGAAACCTACTAAGGCTAAACCTATGATTGCTTTGGTGGCGGTAGAGCGCAAGTTATTAGTACTGATGTACAGCTTATGGAAGAATGAGATCAATTATGATCCGGAATATGAACAAAAAAAGACAGCAAGAACCGAAGTCCTTGCTGCACAGGATAGAAGCAATTTAGCATTGACTTCTTCCTAA
- a CDS encoding class I SAM-dependent DNA methyltransferase — protein MKVENAYNIWADQYDTNSNKTRDLDTKSTIETLSKLEFSSVIELGCGTGKNTIFLIKKAEKIIGLDFSQEMLNKAKLKINDKRVKFRKADLTTEWKIDNDSADLITCNLVLEHIEDLDFIFYQANKKLKNGGAFFISELHPFKQYSGSKAKFETENGTQELETYVHHISEYLNVASENGFELVELKEWFDEENQIGIPRLIGIVFRKSTVGNNV, from the coding sequence ATGAAAGTAGAAAATGCATATAATATCTGGGCTGACCAATACGATACGAACTCAAATAAAACCAGAGATTTAGATACTAAATCTACAATTGAAACATTGAGTAAACTTGAGTTCTCAAGCGTTATCGAGCTAGGTTGCGGAACAGGAAAGAATACAATTTTCCTAATAAAAAAAGCTGAGAAGATAATTGGTTTAGATTTTTCTCAAGAAATGTTGAATAAAGCGAAACTGAAAATTAATGATAAACGAGTTAAATTTCGGAAAGCAGATTTGACAACTGAATGGAAAATTGATAATGACTCTGCAGATTTAATAACCTGTAATTTAGTTCTTGAACATATTGAAGATTTGGATTTTATTTTTTACCAGGCGAATAAAAAACTTAAAAACGGAGGAGCTTTTTTTATAAGTGAACTTCATCCTTTTAAACAATATTCTGGCAGTAAAGCAAAATTTGAAACCGAAAACGGAACACAAGAATTAGAAACTTATGTTCATCATATTTCTGAATATTTAAACGTAGCGAGCGAAAACGGATTTGAATTGGTGGAATTGAAAGAATGGTTTGACGAAGAAAATCAAATTGGAATTCCACGACTAATTGGAATAGTATTTAGAAAAAGTACTGTGGGCAACAACGTATAA
- a CDS encoding ATP-binding protein: MIPHSSTNLRNRVNKLYLPKTKALYPLFEVISNSIHAIQERKNEIGDDFNGEIIIKSIRNGDEETLKQISDIEEYPINSFEITDNGIGLNDANLKSFAEFDSEKKAEIGGKGVGRLICLKAFSKLVIESTYKQNGHYKTRTFNYKKSKNGFDDYKDELAEHSNLGTQALLSSYDRKYEKFVPKSLMEIARQIVTHFQLYFIQGFEPTIIIKNQDETEINLTKLFNREFEKEILQDSFEISNQTFKIFISKSHKAQSHKIHYCAHERNVKDEGLSKHLEDLKYRIRNEEYEEGFYFQVFVVGDYLNKNVNEARTSFNFSTDEDDEELDFEEITLSKIRKSTIQSIENLLSEFLQKVRKDKLDGYFPIIKEEFPNYSSVINYNMEKVKKLPLGLSKHELDLKLYEIESEWKMEVKKEGIDLISKEKDITQLDDYKKLYDKFLTEFNEIGQSDLARYIVHRRSVIDLLERLIELNHEDKFANEDIVHSLFFPIKETSDTVSAEKQNLWLLDERLTFNSLLASDKLFKQVEDLNSDSAKRMDLIVKQGEVFENATLFSENKYPFESFTIVEFKRPERDDYKQGDRKKDPVKQVRTYIQEIVSGKEKIKGKRVEANRNTPFYCYIVADKTPSLEEIMEYESFIPTPDGLGYFRFYQTTNSTAYIEVLPFQKILKDARKRNKILFDSLKLS, translated from the coding sequence ATGATTCCACATAGTTCCACCAACCTTCGAAATAGAGTGAATAAATTGTATTTGCCAAAAACAAAAGCTCTCTATCCACTATTCGAAGTTATTAGTAATTCTATTCATGCAATTCAGGAAAGGAAGAATGAAATTGGGGATGATTTTAATGGTGAAATAATCATTAAATCAATTAGAAATGGGGATGAAGAAACTTTAAAACAAATTAGTGACATAGAAGAATATCCTATAAACTCTTTTGAAATTACAGATAATGGAATTGGACTAAATGATGCAAATTTGAAATCATTTGCGGAATTTGATTCTGAGAAAAAAGCAGAAATTGGAGGAAAAGGTGTTGGAAGGCTAATTTGCTTAAAGGCCTTTAGTAAACTTGTTATCGAAAGCACTTATAAGCAAAATGGTCATTATAAAACAAGAACTTTCAATTATAAGAAGTCAAAGAATGGATTTGATGATTACAAGGATGAATTAGCTGAACATAGCAATTTAGGAACTCAAGCTTTGCTTTCTAGTTACGATAGGAAATACGAAAAGTTTGTTCCAAAAAGTTTAATGGAGATTGCCCGCCAGATTGTAACACATTTTCAACTTTATTTTATTCAAGGTTTCGAGCCAACTATTATTATTAAAAACCAGGACGAAACGGAAATCAATCTGACTAAGCTTTTTAATAGAGAATTTGAAAAAGAAATTCTCCAAGACTCATTCGAAATCTCAAATCAAACTTTCAAGATATTTATATCAAAATCTCATAAGGCTCAAAGTCATAAAATACATTATTGTGCTCATGAGAGAAATGTTAAAGATGAAGGATTGTCTAAACATTTGGAAGATTTAAAATATCGGATTCGAAATGAAGAATATGAAGAAGGGTTTTATTTTCAAGTTTTCGTAGTAGGTGATTATTTAAATAAAAATGTAAATGAGGCAAGAACAAGTTTCAATTTTTCCACCGATGAAGATGACGAAGAATTGGACTTTGAAGAAATAACTCTTTCCAAAATTAGAAAGTCTACCATCCAAAGTATAGAAAATTTACTAAGTGAATTTTTACAAAAAGTAAGAAAAGATAAACTTGATGGCTATTTCCCAATAATAAAAGAAGAGTTTCCTAACTATTCCAGCGTTATAAATTATAACATGGAGAAAGTAAAGAAATTACCTTTAGGGTTAAGTAAACATGAATTAGACTTAAAACTTTACGAAATTGAGAGCGAATGGAAAATGGAGGTGAAAAAAGAGGGAATAGATTTAATAAGCAAAGAAAAAGATATTACCCAATTAGATGATTATAAAAAGTTATATGATAAATTTCTAACTGAATTCAATGAAATTGGACAATCTGATCTTGCAAGATATATTGTACATAGAAGATCGGTAATAGATTTACTTGAAAGATTAATTGAACTAAACCATGAAGATAAATTTGCTAATGAGGATATTGTTCATAGTTTGTTTTTCCCAATTAAAGAAACAAGTGACACTGTAAGTGCAGAAAAACAAAATCTCTGGTTACTTGATGAAAGGCTAACTTTTAATTCTCTACTCGCTTCTGACAAATTATTCAAACAAGTAGAAGACCTAAATTCTGATTCTGCCAAAAGAATGGATTTAATAGTAAAACAAGGGGAAGTTTTTGAAAATGCTACTCTTTTTTCTGAAAACAAATATCCATTTGAGTCATTTACTATTGTAGAATTCAAAAGACCAGAAAGAGATGATTATAAACAAGGAGATCGCAAAAAAGATCCTGTAAAACAAGTTAGAACCTACATTCAAGAAATCGTTTCTGGTAAGGAGAAGATCAAAGGAAAAAGAGTTGAAGCTAATAGAAATACTCCGTTCTATTGCTATATTGTCGCTGATAAAACTCCTTCCTTAGAAGAAATTATGGAATATGAAAGTTTTATTCCTACTCCAGATGGTTTAGGATACTTTAGATTCTATCAAACAACCAACTCCACTGCCTATATTGAAGTTTTACCTTTCCAAAAGATTCTTAAAGATGCTAGAAAACGAAATAAGATTCTATTTGACAGTTTAAAGCTTAGTTAA
- a CDS encoding DUF2306 domain-containing protein: protein MNKLIYKSKWFLFSALSIIVGLYPIIYFIIDRHFGLLSSKDQELLNDITWNYAFYGHIILGGLALLIGWTQFSSRIRRNKVSLHRNIGKLYIIAVLISGLCGFYIAQFATGGVSNVIGFSLSAIIWLTTTFLAYRSIKNRKIQLHKEFMIYSYAVCFSAVTLRIWLPILILITGEFISAYLIVGWLSWVPNLFAAYFIILRERKKLNIQNV, encoded by the coding sequence TTGAATAAATTAATCTATAAATCAAAATGGTTTTTATTCAGTGCACTGAGTATAATAGTTGGGCTTTATCCCATTATATACTTTATTATTGATAGACATTTCGGTTTACTATCTTCTAAAGATCAAGAATTGCTAAATGATATCACTTGGAATTATGCTTTTTACGGTCATATAATTTTAGGAGGATTAGCTTTATTAATTGGTTGGACTCAATTTAGTTCTAGAATTCGTCGAAATAAGGTATCACTTCATAGAAACATTGGAAAGTTATATATAATAGCTGTTTTAATAAGCGGACTATGTGGATTTTATATAGCACAATTTGCTACTGGTGGAGTATCAAATGTGATAGGATTTTCCTTAAGCGCAATTATCTGGTTAACAACAACTTTTTTAGCATATCGTTCAATTAAAAATCGTAAAATTCAATTACACAAAGAATTTATGATTTACAGTTACGCAGTTTGTTTTTCCGCTGTTACATTAAGAATTTGGCTTCCAATTTTAATATTAATAACTGGAGAATTCATTTCTGCTTATCTTATCGTAGGTTGGTTAAGTTGGGTTCCTAATTTATTTGCAGCTTACTTTATCATTCTACGAGAAAGAAAAAAACTTAATATTCAAAATGTCTAA
- a CDS encoding UPF0158 family protein, translating to MIKPGLNIIKEIAQELDCGNECYFNQKTNELICLPNADLMATAGEDYYKEMFREDFKKIESQKKDLIKFEVLESFESFKIMEDFKNQVEDDKFERDLERALNRRKPFQNFKNLIDNSDYREKWFQFKQKEIEKIVIKNIERNNTGI from the coding sequence ATGATTAAACCTGGTCTAAATATTATAAAAGAAATAGCACAAGAACTCGATTGTGGAAATGAGTGCTATTTTAATCAAAAAACTAACGAATTAATCTGTCTTCCTAATGCAGACTTAATGGCGACAGCTGGTGAAGATTATTATAAAGAAATGTTTAGGGAAGATTTTAAAAAAATAGAATCACAGAAAAAAGATTTGATAAAATTTGAAGTTCTAGAAAGTTTTGAATCATTTAAAATAATGGAGGATTTCAAAAATCAGGTCGAGGATGATAAATTCGAGAGAGATTTAGAGCGAGCTTTGAATAGGAGGAAACCTTTTCAAAATTTCAAAAATTTAATTGACAATTCGGATTATCGAGAAAAATGGTTCCAGTTTAAACAAAAGGAGATTGAAAAAATAGTTATAAAAAATATAGAACGTAATAACACCGGCATATAA
- a CDS encoding PAS domain-containing protein, which yields MKKNLMNMQSLDIYLSSLSMEEYREIEDDIRVSEIKLMPLRSWDIYNDYYARQLAFLRQQNTINSFKELAKKFKWKNDIDAVFKDKTFDALVLTNKEAKIEWVSEGFSEMTGYSSRFAVNKTPHFLQGKETDKAVLERIRQKLSREEPFTEVLVNYKKDQTPYKCEISVIPLITENTTHYLALERQAG from the coding sequence ATGAAGAAGAATTTAATGAACATGCAATCTCTGGATATTTATCTTTCCTCTTTAAGTATGGAAGAGTATCGAGAAATTGAAGATGATATAAGGGTTTCTGAAATCAAACTGATGCCTCTTCGTAGCTGGGATATTTATAACGATTATTATGCAAGGCAATTGGCTTTTCTACGGCAGCAGAATACTATTAATTCCTTCAAGGAATTGGCGAAGAAGTTTAAATGGAAAAACGATATTGATGCTGTATTTAAGGATAAAACCTTTGATGCCTTAGTACTCACTAATAAAGAAGCGAAGATAGAATGGGTGAGTGAAGGTTTCAGCGAAATGACTGGATACAGTAGTAGGTTCGCTGTAAATAAAACTCCGCATTTTTTACAGGGAAAAGAAACCGATAAAGCAGTTTTAGAGCGAATAAGACAAAAACTCTCCCGTGAAGAGCCTTTTACAGAAGTTTTGGTTAACTACAAAAAGGACCAGACCCCTTACAAATGTGAGATTAGTGTGATTCCATTAATCACTGAAAATACTACTCATTATTTAGCGCTGGAGCGACAGGCTGGATAA
- a CDS encoding HupE/UreJ family protein, with product MSQFWLYFRLGLEHVLDWQAYDHILFLIVLVTAYTFSSWKRILWLVTLFTIGHTLALFLSVYGIVKVDSAWVELLIPVTIILTALYNIITASKKERNKNHNPLYFTTVFFGLIHGLGFSTYFKMVAANTESKFLPLLEFALGIETAQVIVVIAVIILGFIAQNIFSVSKRDWILVSSAIVIGIILPILQENFQAIF from the coding sequence ATGTCTCAATTCTGGCTGTACTTTAGATTAGGTCTCGAACACGTTCTGGACTGGCAGGCTTACGACCATATTTTGTTTCTAATCGTTCTGGTTACCGCCTACACTTTTAGCAGCTGGAAACGAATTCTTTGGTTGGTGACTTTATTTACTATTGGCCATACCCTGGCTTTATTCCTTTCTGTTTATGGAATTGTTAAAGTAGATTCGGCCTGGGTAGAATTGCTAATTCCTGTTACAATAATTCTTACAGCTTTGTATAATATTATAACCGCCAGCAAGAAAGAACGTAACAAAAACCATAATCCGCTGTATTTTACTACGGTATTTTTCGGTTTAATACACGGTCTTGGGTTTTCTACCTATTTTAAGATGGTTGCAGCAAATACCGAAAGTAAATTTTTACCGCTTCTGGAATTTGCTTTGGGAATAGAAACCGCACAGGTTATTGTAGTAATTGCTGTAATTATTCTTGGTTTTATTGCTCAAAACATCTTTTCGGTTTCTAAAAGAGACTGGATATTAGTAAGTTCAGCAATAGTTATTGGTATTATTTTACCAATTCTTCAGGAAAATTTTCAGGCTATTTTTTAA
- a CDS encoding deoxycytidylate deaminase gives MDKKKQLKYDKAYLRIAREWSKLSQCKRKQVGAVIVKDRMIISDGFNGTPTGFENYCEDDEGYTKWYVLHAEANAILKVAGSTQSCNGATLYITMSPCKECSKLIHQAGITRLVYHIDYKDNSGLEFLEKAGVELEMIKDLED, from the coding sequence ATGGATAAGAAAAAACAATTAAAATACGATAAAGCTTATTTGAGAATTGCTCGTGAATGGAGTAAATTATCACAATGTAAAAGGAAGCAGGTTGGCGCAGTTATTGTGAAAGATAGAATGATAATTTCTGATGGTTTTAACGGCACCCCTACAGGTTTTGAAAATTATTGTGAAGATGACGAAGGCTACACTAAATGGTATGTGCTACACGCTGAAGCCAATGCTATTTTAAAAGTTGCAGGCTCTACCCAATCCTGTAATGGCGCCACGCTATATATCACAATGTCTCCCTGTAAGGAATGCAGTAAATTAATTCACCAGGCAGGAATAACCAGGCTTGTTTATCATATTGATTACAAAGATAATTCGGGACTCGAATTTCTTGAAAAGGCCGGAGTAGAACTTGAAATGATAAAGGATTTAGAAGATTGA
- a CDS encoding S41 family peptidase gives MNTRQKILIPILLATACAAGVLLGGKLDFSSSDTLFSSNPKKQKLNRLIDYIDYEYVDDVNTDSIVDLTVNRILENLDPHSVYIPKEEYAGVVENMQGDFVGIGVSFYNVNDTVVVIQALEGGPSEEIGIRGGDRILYADGTPLFNNNISNDSLTKHLKGEEDSRVTLKVKRKGIKDLLTFKVRRGRVPLKSVDAAYMLSPDVGYIKVNRFSETTYKEFEKALKDLKAKGANQIALDLRDNPGGYLSEAIKIVDEFLEDEKLILYTKNKSGAVEETFSKRKGLLENGHLYVLINENSASASEVVAGALQDNDRGTIVGRRSYGKGLVQREMELGDGSAVRLTIARYYTPTGRSIQKPYDNGNESYFKDYMRRYKNGELNSADSINVDDSLRYETPEGKVVYGGGGIIPDIFIPLDSDNERNNIKLLLHGGYMSRFIFNVLEENRSFYNNVKRENFESEVVISDEMVRDFVRFVASANIRLNLNSQKTLLKQYLKAVIAQQLYGTTAFEKLINENDPAIEKVLELSKKIE, from the coding sequence TTGAATACCAGGCAAAAAATATTAATTCCAATTCTTCTCGCAACAGCTTGCGCCGCCGGCGTATTGCTTGGCGGAAAATTAGATTTTTCCTCTTCTGACACCCTATTTTCTTCCAACCCAAAAAAACAAAAACTCAACCGACTTATAGACTACATAGATTATGAATATGTAGACGATGTGAATACCGATAGTATAGTAGATCTCACAGTAAACAGAATCCTCGAAAATCTCGATCCGCATTCGGTATACATTCCTAAGGAAGAATACGCAGGAGTAGTAGAGAATATGCAGGGTGATTTTGTAGGAATTGGGGTTAGCTTTTATAATGTAAATGATACTGTTGTGGTGATCCAGGCCCTGGAAGGTGGCCCAAGCGAAGAAATAGGAATTCGCGGCGGCGACCGGATCCTTTATGCCGATGGCACACCTCTTTTCAACAATAATATTAGTAATGATTCTTTAACCAAACACCTTAAAGGAGAAGAAGATTCGCGGGTAACACTTAAGGTAAAAAGAAAGGGCATTAAAGACCTGCTAACTTTTAAGGTAAGAAGAGGTAGAGTTCCTCTAAAAAGTGTAGATGCCGCGTATATGTTATCGCCAGATGTTGGCTATATTAAGGTGAACAGATTTTCTGAAACTACATATAAAGAATTTGAGAAAGCATTGAAGGATCTTAAGGCAAAAGGCGCTAACCAAATTGCTTTAGACCTTAGGGACAATCCGGGCGGCTACCTTTCTGAAGCTATTAAAATTGTAGATGAATTCCTGGAGGATGAAAAACTAATTCTATATACCAAAAATAAAAGTGGCGCAGTAGAAGAAACATTTTCAAAACGAAAAGGACTTTTAGAAAATGGCCATCTCTATGTGCTGATTAACGAAAATTCAGCTTCTGCCAGTGAAGTTGTGGCAGGTGCATTACAGGATAACGATCGCGGTACTATTGTAGGCCGAAGATCTTATGGTAAGGGCCTTGTGCAACGTGAAATGGAATTAGGCGATGGCAGTGCAGTTAGGTTAACCATTGCCCGTTATTATACCCCTACAGGCCGTTCTATCCAAAAGCCTTACGATAACGGAAACGAAAGCTATTTTAAAGATTATATGCGCCGTTACAAAAATGGCGAACTCAACAGTGCCGACAGTATAAATGTAGATGATTCCCTTAGGTACGAAACTCCCGAAGGCAAAGTAGTTTATGGCGGCGGCGGAATTATTCCCGATATCTTTATTCCACTTGATAGCGATAATGAAAGGAACAATATTAAACTCCTCTTACACGGCGGTTATATGAGTAGGTTTATCTTTAATGTGCTGGAAGAAAATCGTAGTTTTTACAACAATGTTAAGCGCGAGAATTTTGAGAGTGAAGTGGTTATTTCAGATGAGATGGTGCGGGATTTTGTTCGTTTTGTGGCAAGTGCGAATATTAGGCTGAATCTAAATAGTCAAAAAACACTTTTAAAACAATATTTAAAAGCAGTAATCGCCCAGCAGTTATACGGCACTACAGCTTTTGAGAAATTGATAAATGAAAATGACCCGGCTATTGAGAAAGTGCTTGAATTATCGAAAAAAATTGAATAA
- a CDS encoding FAD-dependent oxidoreductase — MKFNVLIIGGGAAGMSCALILGSAIQKNVVSNKKVGIIMHQKASHLSSALLNNALGVVPGTTGKQILEEGVLHLEEQYPEIEQIGKEKVKEIIQLDEGFRVVTNKNSYETEIVVIATGYNSPFRIEGLENEVIPHQKAKVSKERIQLKNKDHLVKPGIYVAGSLAGWRSQFAIACGSGASVATDILSLWTGEHTKVHDKLL, encoded by the coding sequence ATGAAATTCAACGTTCTCATTATAGGAGGTGGTGCTGCCGGAATGTCTTGCGCGCTTATTTTGGGTTCTGCTATTCAGAAAAACGTAGTTTCTAATAAGAAGGTAGGGATTATTATGCATCAAAAAGCTTCCCACCTAAGCTCGGCGCTTCTTAATAATGCGTTGGGTGTGGTGCCGGGCACTACGGGTAAGCAGATTTTGGAAGAAGGTGTGTTGCATTTAGAAGAACAATATCCTGAGATCGAGCAAATAGGTAAAGAGAAAGTTAAGGAGATTATTCAGTTAGACGAAGGTTTCAGAGTAGTTACCAATAAAAATAGCTACGAAACTGAAATTGTAGTAATAGCCACCGGTTATAACAGTCCTTTTAGAATAGAAGGCTTAGAAAACGAAGTGATTCCGCATCAAAAAGCGAAAGTTTCTAAAGAGCGTATTCAGCTGAAAAACAAAGATCATTTGGTGAAGCCGGGTATTTATGTTGCCGGTAGTCTTGCCGGTTGGAGAAGCCAATTCGCTATTGCCTGCGGAAGTGGCGCTAGTGTGGCTACAGATATCTTGAGTTTATGGACCGGGGAACACACTAAAGTACATGATAAATTACTATAG
- a CDS encoding MarC family protein, translating into MWELLNAKQIFTAGMILFAVIDIIGNIPIIIDLRKKVGHIQSEKASVVAGIIMIVFLFVGKEILNLIGIDVNSFAVAGAFILFFLALEMILGITLYKDDEPETASIVPLAFPLIAGAGTLTTLVSLQAEYEAINIIVAILINIIFVYMVLKSSNKIEKVLGSQGISVIRKVFGVILLAIAVKLFATNIQSLFT; encoded by the coding sequence ATGTGGGAATTACTTAACGCAAAACAGATTTTTACTGCCGGAATGATTCTTTTCGCGGTAATTGATATTATTGGAAATATCCCAATTATTATAGACCTGCGTAAAAAGGTTGGGCATATTCAAAGTGAAAAGGCTTCGGTAGTCGCCGGGATTATTATGATTGTTTTTCTATTTGTAGGAAAGGAGATCTTAAATCTTATTGGGATAGATGTAAATTCGTTCGCGGTAGCCGGTGCATTTATCTTGTTTTTCCTGGCTTTAGAAATGATTTTAGGAATTACATTATACAAAGACGATGAGCCCGAAACTGCTTCTATTGTTCCGCTTGCGTTCCCATTAATTGCCGGTGCTGGTACACTTACTACGCTAGTATCGCTACAGGCAGAATATGAAGCAATAAATATTATTGTAGCTATACTAATCAATATTATCTTTGTGTATATGGTATTAAAATCTTCCAATAAAATTGAGAAGGTTTTAGGAAGCCAGGGCATTAGCGTTATTAGGAAAGTATTTGGTGTAATTTTGCTTGCTATTGCCGTGAAATTATTTGCTACTAATATTCAGAGTTTATTTACATGA